The following proteins are encoded in a genomic region of Opitutaceae bacterium:
- a CDS encoding AAA family ATPase: protein MYQTFYGLSEMPFHITPDPRFLYLSPSHQEALRHLQYGVDQRKGFIVVVGEVGCGKTTVCRRFLNGIDSSRWDTALILNPRLTENQMLRAILHELGEPETGDDAHDLSLRVHKALLSRIERGRDILLIVDEAQNLSFEVLEQVRLLSNLETDKQKLLQIVLFGQPELKLILKRPELRQLRQRVLVHCEISPLKRSEVDHYIQHRLTTAGANGRPTFTGVATWLIHRFSGGVPRLINNLCDKALLSAYIRDSERVNYRDVLRAWRDVRKITD from the coding sequence ATGTACCAAACCTTCTATGGTCTGTCGGAGATGCCGTTCCACATCACGCCCGACCCGAGGTTCCTTTACCTGAGCCCGAGTCACCAGGAGGCCCTTCGGCACCTCCAGTATGGGGTCGACCAACGAAAAGGATTCATCGTGGTGGTCGGCGAGGTCGGCTGCGGGAAGACGACCGTCTGCAGGCGCTTCCTCAACGGCATCGATTCCTCGCGGTGGGACACCGCGCTGATCCTCAATCCCCGTCTCACCGAGAACCAGATGTTGAGGGCCATCCTCCACGAACTGGGAGAACCAGAGACGGGAGACGATGCCCACGACCTCTCGCTTCGAGTCCACAAGGCCCTGTTAAGCCGAATAGAGCGTGGACGGGACATCCTCCTGATTGTGGACGAGGCGCAGAATTTGTCGTTCGAGGTGCTGGAGCAGGTGCGGCTTCTCTCAAACCTGGAAACCGACAAACAGAAGCTACTGCAGATCGTTCTCTTCGGGCAGCCCGAGCTCAAGCTCATCCTCAAGCGCCCCGAACTCCGGCAGCTTCGCCAGCGTGTACTCGTGCACTGCGAAATCTCGCCGCTGAAACGGAGCGAAGTCGACCATTACATCCAGCACCGCCTGACCACAGCGGGTGCAAATGGCCGCCCCACCTTTACAGGCGTTGCGACCTGGTTGATTCATCGTTTTTCGGGAGGGGTGCCACGATTGATTAATAATTTGTGCGACAAGGCGCTTCTCTCCGCCTACATTCGCGACAGTGAACGTGTCAATTATCGCGACGTCCTGCGCGCGTGGCGCGATGTGCGAAAGATAACCGACTGA
- a CDS encoding FAD-dependent oxidoreductase — translation MNRSTHYDVVIVGAGMAGLAAGIRLAHFGKKVCIFERHNAVGGLNSFYSLSGRRYDVGLHAITNYVGPGVKGTPLGKLLRQLRIDREEWQLAPQRQSRIAFGPGGETSLCFTNDFAFFEEEVAREFPSQIDGFRRLVQRIRSYDEVSLSAQALSARSVVRAEIGDPLLEDMLFCPVMYYGSAQEHDMDFAQFVIMFKALFLEGFARPLGGVRVILRTLLEKYREAGGERRMKCGVRSIRVESGRAVGVVLDDGSEVGASLVLSSAGGPETAALLGAAGRPAEFPEGQLSYAETITVLNREPKDLGLGTDTIVFFNDSSRFSYERASSDVDLRSGVICLPNNFDYGTDRLEEGWFRTTCLASYDSWKRYSKDEYMAAKQRLFPLIQGSALRFLPEADREAVRVATVATDMFTPLTIERFTGRRRGAIYGSPSKNRLGETGVANVHLCGTDQGFLGIVGAMLSGISMANLHVLSKSVRV, via the coding sequence TTGAACCGCTCCACCCACTACGACGTCGTCATCGTTGGCGCAGGCATGGCCGGCCTGGCCGCGGGCATACGCCTGGCACATTTTGGAAAGAAGGTCTGCATCTTCGAGCGTCACAACGCTGTCGGAGGGCTGAACAGCTTCTATAGCCTTTCAGGACGTCGCTACGACGTCGGCCTGCACGCGATCACCAACTACGTCGGTCCGGGCGTGAAGGGCACCCCGCTGGGCAAGCTGCTCAGGCAACTGCGCATAGACCGCGAGGAGTGGCAGCTCGCGCCGCAGCGCCAATCGCGCATCGCCTTCGGGCCCGGCGGTGAGACGAGCCTTTGCTTTACAAACGATTTCGCCTTCTTCGAGGAGGAAGTCGCGCGCGAGTTTCCGTCGCAGATCGACGGCTTCCGCCGTCTGGTGCAACGCATCCGTTCGTACGACGAAGTCTCCCTCTCAGCGCAGGCGCTCTCCGCACGCTCCGTTGTCCGTGCCGAGATTGGAGACCCGCTTCTCGAGGACATGCTGTTCTGTCCGGTGATGTACTATGGCAGTGCTCAGGAGCACGACATGGATTTCGCGCAGTTCGTGATCATGTTCAAGGCGCTGTTCCTCGAGGGCTTTGCACGGCCCCTTGGTGGCGTGCGCGTGATCCTGAGAACCTTGCTGGAGAAGTATCGCGAGGCGGGGGGGGAGCGTCGGATGAAGTGCGGCGTGAGGAGTATTCGTGTCGAGTCGGGTCGAGCGGTGGGCGTGGTCCTCGACGACGGTTCGGAGGTGGGGGCCAGCCTCGTGCTATCGTCCGCCGGTGGACCGGAGACGGCGGCCCTGCTCGGCGCGGCCGGGCGCCCGGCGGAGTTTCCCGAGGGGCAGTTGTCCTACGCGGAGACGATCACCGTCCTGAATCGGGAGCCGAAGGACCTTGGGCTTGGGACCGACACAATCGTCTTTTTCAACGACTCGTCCCGGTTCAGCTACGAGCGCGCAAGCAGCGACGTCGACCTCCGGAGCGGGGTCATCTGCCTGCCCAATAATTTCGACTATGGCACGGATCGCCTGGAAGAGGGTTGGTTTCGCACCACCTGCCTCGCATCGTACGACTCATGGAAGAGGTATTCAAAAGATGAATACATGGCGGCGAAGCAGCGACTCTTCCCGTTGATCCAGGGGAGCGCCCTGCGTTTCCTGCCCGAGGCGGACAGGGAGGCGGTCCGCGTGGCAACCGTCGCGACGGACATGTTCACGCCGCTCACGATTGAGCGCTTCACAGGCAGGCGGCGTGGCGCGATTTACGGTTCACCGTCAAAGAACCGCCTCGGCGAGACAGGGGTTGCCAACGTGCATCTTTGCGGAACCGACCAGGGCTTTCTTGGAATCGTGGGAGCGATGCTCAGCGGCATTTCGATGGCGAATTTGCATGTGCTGAGTAAGAGCGTAAGAGTGTAA
- a CDS encoding sugar transferase has product MPAPRSSRQQLERLVDGFLFAAAFGLAYFVRSRIETLPEIEPFELHLWLFPFFALLGPTALASQKFYDPVRRPTAHSRLKAAASGAFIVLISTIALIFIARLQYARSVILMAGILGSAFAWLRSVLLPSFSVARIGTRLGKDRVLWVGNPVANARLRTALSQGERSSLETVGDFDPMTENPDHIVPILHEKSVGIVIFNLQGVSTQRLLPLIEACECEGVAIVVRPGFLTGSYYGMELDLFAGEAVIHYRPQAASPAKLLVKGCIDRVAAALGLLALSPLLLAVAVSIKATSQGPVLFSQARSGINGRPFRLYKFRTMRPDADREKAALAEQNEMMGPTFKLANDPRVTPIGRFLRRHSLDELPQLWNVLVGDMSLVGPRPLPTSEIEQIRDDAQRRRLSMKPGLTCLWQISGRNDIIHFDDWVRLDLAYIDRWSLGLDLRILLATIPVVLFGKGAR; this is encoded by the coding sequence GTGCCAGCTCCGCGTTCTTCCCGCCAACAACTCGAACGCCTCGTCGACGGTTTTCTTTTCGCTGCGGCTTTTGGCCTCGCGTACTTCGTCCGCTCGAGGATTGAGACGCTGCCCGAGATCGAGCCGTTCGAGCTGCACCTGTGGCTGTTCCCCTTTTTTGCCCTTCTGGGACCCACTGCCCTCGCGTCGCAGAAATTCTATGATCCGGTGCGACGCCCCACCGCTCATAGTCGGCTAAAAGCGGCGGCGAGCGGGGCCTTTATTGTTCTTATCTCCACCATCGCCCTCATTTTTATCGCCCGGCTGCAGTATGCCAGGTCGGTAATATTGATGGCAGGTATTCTCGGGTCCGCCTTTGCGTGGCTGCGCAGCGTCCTCCTGCCTTCTTTTAGCGTTGCCCGCATCGGCACGAGACTGGGCAAGGATCGCGTCCTATGGGTGGGGAATCCAGTGGCTAACGCCCGGCTTCGCACTGCCCTCAGCCAGGGCGAACGCTCGAGCCTGGAGACCGTCGGTGACTTCGACCCGATGACCGAGAACCCAGACCACATCGTTCCAATTCTTCACGAGAAGTCAGTGGGCATCGTCATCTTCAACCTACAGGGAGTGAGCACCCAGCGCCTTCTGCCCCTCATTGAGGCGTGTGAGTGCGAGGGTGTGGCAATTGTGGTCCGGCCGGGGTTCCTGACCGGTTCATATTACGGCATGGAGTTGGACCTATTCGCGGGTGAAGCCGTGATCCATTACCGCCCGCAAGCGGCGTCACCCGCAAAGCTCCTGGTGAAGGGGTGCATTGATCGCGTTGCCGCGGCCTTGGGCCTTCTTGCCTTGAGTCCCCTCCTGCTAGCCGTCGCCGTCAGCATCAAAGCAACGTCCCAAGGACCCGTGCTATTCTCCCAGGCGCGATCCGGGATAAACGGTCGACCTTTTCGCCTCTACAAGTTCCGCACCATGCGCCCCGACGCGGACAGGGAAAAGGCGGCGCTCGCGGAGCAGAACGAGATGATGGGCCCCACGTTCAAGCTCGCGAACGACCCGCGCGTTACGCCCATCGGGCGGTTTCTCAGGCGTCACTCGCTCGACGAACTGCCCCAGCTGTGGAATGTGCTGGTGGGCGACATGAGCCTGGTGGGACCACGGCCGCTGCCGACGAGCGAGATCGAGCAGATACGCGACGATGCCCAGAGGCGCCGACTCAGCATGAAGCCCGGCCTTACCTGCCTGTGGCAAATTTCCGGTCGCAACGACATCATCCACTTCGACGACTGGGTGCGTCTCGACCTCGCCTACATTGACCGCTGGTCGCTCGGCCTCGATCTGCGAATCCTGCTCGCAACCATTCCCGTTGTGCTCTTCGGGAAAGGGGCCCGGTAG
- a CDS encoding septum formation initiator family protein, giving the protein MISPVNLRRFLVAIYLLAFLAGVSAFGAFFWQTRQEYRQLLEAEARAKVRLAEVQERVREQEMILDRLRTDPAFVEYVIRRRLGYAKPDEMIFRFREY; this is encoded by the coding sequence ATGATATCCCCGGTGAACCTGCGCCGTTTCCTTGTCGCCATCTACCTCCTCGCCTTCTTGGCGGGAGTATCGGCATTCGGCGCGTTTTTTTGGCAGACCCGCCAGGAGTACCGGCAGTTACTCGAAGCCGAGGCGCGGGCAAAAGTGAGGCTGGCGGAAGTGCAGGAGCGCGTGCGCGAACAGGAAATGATACTCGACCGCCTTCGCACCGACCCTGCCTTCGTAGAGTACGTCATTCGGCGACGTTTGGGTTACGCCAAGCCGGACGAGATGATCTTCAGGTTCAGGGAGTACTGA
- a CDS encoding UDPGP type 1 family protein, giving the protein MAHTLIDAFNRAGQGQVFAHYSALDEAAQKRLLDEAGEIDLAEVDHLNRTLLTKNTAAANFDGIAPAPYVPLPENGGNAAEWAEAKRIGEDALRVGRVAAFTVAGGQGTRLGYDGPKGTFPVTPIRKKTLFHVFAEKILAAGKRYGKPIHWFIMTSHANHAATEEAFASSNYFGLAKSHVHFFRQGRMPAVDFSGKILLETKGSIAMSPDGHGGSLRALDRSGALDLMQREGIDTLSYFQVDNPLVRAIDPTFIGFHIRAKSEMTSKMVPKAYPEEKVGHFCVQNGNLCVVEYSDLPMSLQKETDPKTGKLRFIAGSIAIHILDTAFIRRMAAGGEGVALPFHRADKKIPTVDASGNPVKPDKPNGVKFEMFVFDALPFARNPVVIETRRADDFSPVKNAEGVDSPKTCREDQLRQFARWVKANDGELSVDASGLPSISFEVSPLFGYDEDSFADAWRQRKPSVAEGTVLE; this is encoded by the coding sequence ATGGCACATACTCTCATCGACGCGTTCAATCGTGCAGGGCAGGGTCAAGTGTTTGCGCATTACTCTGCGCTGGATGAAGCAGCCCAAAAGAGGCTGCTCGACGAAGCGGGGGAGATCGATCTTGCCGAGGTGGATCACCTCAATCGGACTCTCCTCACCAAGAACACCGCCGCTGCGAATTTTGACGGCATAGCGCCTGCGCCGTACGTGCCTCTCCCAGAGAACGGCGGAAACGCCGCCGAATGGGCGGAAGCAAAGCGGATCGGTGAGGACGCATTGAGAGTTGGCCGTGTGGCCGCTTTCACGGTGGCGGGCGGTCAGGGCACCCGCCTCGGCTACGACGGACCGAAGGGTACCTTTCCTGTTACGCCGATCCGGAAGAAGACGTTGTTCCACGTGTTCGCAGAGAAGATCCTGGCAGCGGGCAAGCGGTACGGGAAACCGATCCACTGGTTCATCATGACGAGCCATGCGAATCACGCGGCAACAGAAGAAGCCTTCGCGTCGTCGAACTACTTTGGCCTCGCGAAATCGCACGTTCACTTCTTCCGTCAAGGTCGCATGCCGGCGGTCGATTTCTCCGGCAAGATTCTCCTGGAGACCAAGGGAAGCATCGCCATGAGCCCGGATGGGCATGGTGGCTCGTTGCGCGCCCTCGATCGCAGTGGTGCCCTCGACCTCATGCAACGTGAAGGAATCGACACCTTGTCCTACTTCCAGGTCGATAATCCGCTGGTGCGCGCGATCGATCCCACCTTCATCGGTTTTCATATCCGGGCGAAGTCCGAGATGACGAGCAAGATGGTCCCGAAGGCCTATCCGGAGGAAAAAGTGGGCCATTTCTGCGTGCAGAACGGAAATCTCTGTGTCGTCGAGTACTCCGACCTGCCAATGTCGCTTCAGAAGGAGACCGACCCCAAGACCGGCAAGCTCCGCTTTATCGCGGGAAGCATCGCCATCCATATCCTGGACACGGCGTTCATCCGGCGGATGGCAGCAGGTGGCGAGGGGGTTGCCCTGCCATTTCATCGCGCGGACAAGAAGATTCCCACCGTCGATGCCTCCGGCAACCCGGTGAAGCCGGACAAACCGAACGGTGTGAAGTTCGAGATGTTTGTGTTCGATGCGCTGCCCTTCGCCCGGAACCCGGTCGTCATCGAGACCCGGCGCGCAGACGACTTCAGCCCCGTGAAAAACGCCGAGGGCGTGGATTCTCCGAAGACATGCAGGGAGGATCAACTCCGACAGTTTGCCCGCTGGGTGAAGGCAAACGATGGCGAATTGTCCGTGGATGCCTCCGGCCTGCCATCGATTAGCTTCGAGGTGTCGCCACTTTTTGGATACGATGAGGACTCGTTTGCCGACGCCTGGCGTCAGCGCAAGCCGTCCGTCGCCGAAGGCACCGTTCTCGAATAA
- a CDS encoding SDR family oxidoreductase — MLQEKHPGKKIVITGVTRGLGRALADWFIANGHVVLGCGRSAEAVMDLRFTHAAPHDFSVVDVAEPTKVELWAERVMGLQGPPDLLVCNAALMLEPAPLWEVPADKFGRLVDVNIKGVANCIRAFVPEMVRAGRGVIVTLSSGWGRSVSAGVAPYCASKYAIEGLTKALAADLPDPLAAIPLNPGIINTDMLKQAWADGANAYETADQWAKRAAPYLLTLGRKENGRSANVPG; from the coding sequence ATGCTTCAGGAAAAACACCCCGGCAAGAAGATCGTTATCACGGGCGTCACGCGCGGCCTTGGTCGTGCGCTCGCTGACTGGTTCATCGCCAACGGGCATGTCGTACTCGGCTGCGGACGCAGCGCGGAGGCCGTCATGGACCTGCGTTTCACGCATGCCGCCCCGCACGATTTTTCCGTGGTCGATGTGGCTGAGCCGACGAAGGTCGAGCTATGGGCGGAGCGGGTGATGGGCCTGCAAGGCCCGCCCGATCTGCTGGTCTGCAATGCCGCCCTGATGCTCGAACCGGCCCCGCTTTGGGAGGTGCCTGCGGACAAGTTTGGAAGGCTAGTTGATGTGAACATCAAGGGCGTGGCGAATTGCATTCGCGCATTCGTGCCGGAGATGGTGAGGGCGGGTCGCGGCGTTATTGTGACGCTCAGCTCCGGCTGGGGCCGAAGCGTCTCGGCCGGTGTCGCGCCGTATTGCGCTTCGAAGTACGCGATCGAAGGCCTGACGAAGGCGCTTGCTGCGGATCTACCGGATCCCCTTGCTGCAATTCCCCTCAATCCCGGCATTATCAATACCGACATGCTCAAGCAGGCGTGGGCGGACGGCGCGAATGCCTATGAGACGGCGGACCAGTGGGCGAAACGCGCGGCTCCGTACCTGCTGACGCTGGGCAGAAAAGAAAACGGGCGCTCCGCCAACGTGCCAGGTTGA
- a CDS encoding PA14 domain-containing protein — MRISLPIYRILRSFVVPLCALLLASASVYSAPYTWRPVKMGGGGAVPGIVHHPKVRDLVYIRTDVGDLYRWNAGTSRWESTLGTFPFDDANLEPRYGVESFAINPTDTSGNFICAVIGKDAWNSYVDGQYIPRRGYFIRSNDRGRSWTVCRQFTPPTAANWTQPYGERLAVDPNNPSVIYWGTRDGLYRSFDSGDNWGYISGTPKGTVQPYVQDMSSICWVVIDPSKGTVNGRSKRVYMGVLDAGIYMSDNGGDSFTQLRTEHSFRAEVAGNGELWVGAAGAVLRMANDGTWTSFTPAGNGANYVGIGLDPNNPSHIIVSGHFYGFYNSLYRTTTGGSGWTRIGEEHMNITKPSWWPAGFTSASIFEVSVDPFNSKAVWYVNWYGTLVASDIDTQTNGKYNFTAYLDGHEETVSTGTVVSPPSGDIQLYTGMADVGGAFQIVNPEQLPINPRDRGMDANFDGTDAAYMKDNPQFAVLVGRQGWFGRGIGAYSENGGGNWTEFSSYPASDGGGGVVAIRSSLYNGNPLIVWLAAGKYPHYSTNRGVSWTPVSGLDSVSYLDSGSIFETLARPLTATDAGGFYLYSKDQRRLYRSSDGITWVKTAYTGLPGYSGGDLNIVNPNVRVHSPAGRSTHVWINFNDGGLWYSQDSGDTFTRLSNVSQCYTFGFGATKPGASYPTLYIVGRASVSGNTSATNRFYRSIDAGATWEDISDPNQLLGNLNSIGGDGRKWDRVWVGTDGVGYWYGDGDGSSTNPPPPSGGNLLTNPGFENGTTGWSGSNSGTDTAYARSGSAAGVAWWTGSLAQTVTGLQSGTTYRLTGYARVYESGVTGSVTVSGHGGAQGTATVTSQSFGQFTIDFTTGASSTSATVTLVAPSNGMIIGDDFDLRAVGSSGGTSITIPNAGFESGTTNWSGWNNGTDGGFARSGAAGGVTWWGGVLEQTVSGLQPNTDYTLTAWARVAESGVTGSLVAASFGGTDKSVSTSNQSWEQLTVTFRTGASNTSVLIRIVAPSNGMVAMDDLTLTSASGSGSLSAPQITSVEQNSPVTVRWTDVSGETGYRIERKTASGSWTQVGTTAANVVSFQDSGASVTGEVYQYRIFATNGSTSSAASQAAWSVKAAGVGSVAQATWTGLSGTLVSAINRANVPSYGRSLTSLETAQNQGDNFGTLIRGYLKPTVTGTYRFWIAGDDNSEFWLSTDANPANKVRRAYVEGWTNYREWNKYTTQKSVTVSLSAGTRYYFEVLHKEGAGGDSVSVGWVRSSTATTPSEVVPTGVLLPY, encoded by the coding sequence ATGCGAATCAGCCTGCCTATCTATCGGATCCTTCGATCCTTCGTCGTGCCCCTGTGCGCACTTCTCCTGGCTTCGGCCAGCGTCTACTCAGCCCCATACACTTGGCGTCCTGTCAAAATGGGAGGAGGTGGCGCCGTCCCTGGTATCGTCCACCACCCCAAGGTGAGGGATTTGGTCTACATCCGAACTGACGTTGGGGACCTGTATCGTTGGAACGCAGGCACGAGCCGCTGGGAGAGTACCCTGGGCACCTTTCCATTTGACGATGCAAACCTCGAACCGCGCTACGGAGTCGAGTCATTCGCAATCAACCCCACTGACACAAGCGGCAATTTCATCTGCGCGGTGATTGGCAAGGATGCATGGAACTCTTACGTCGATGGCCAATATATTCCCCGGCGTGGCTACTTCATACGCTCCAATGACCGCGGTAGATCATGGACCGTATGTCGACAGTTTACGCCGCCTACCGCCGCGAACTGGACTCAACCTTACGGGGAACGCCTTGCCGTCGACCCGAACAATCCCTCTGTCATCTACTGGGGTACACGCGACGGCCTCTACAGGAGCTTCGATTCAGGTGACAATTGGGGCTACATTTCAGGTACGCCCAAGGGGACGGTTCAACCGTATGTTCAAGACATGTCCTCGATATGCTGGGTGGTGATCGATCCCTCCAAGGGAACGGTCAACGGCCGGAGCAAACGGGTATACATGGGTGTGCTAGATGCGGGCATCTATATGAGCGACAATGGTGGCGACTCGTTCACTCAACTTCGGACTGAGCACTCCTTCCGTGCTGAAGTCGCCGGCAACGGCGAACTCTGGGTCGGAGCGGCGGGCGCGGTTCTCCGGATGGCGAATGATGGCACCTGGACGTCATTCACGCCAGCCGGCAACGGCGCGAATTATGTGGGCATTGGCCTCGATCCCAACAACCCCTCGCACATTATCGTTAGCGGCCACTTCTACGGGTTTTATAACTCTCTTTATCGGACCACCACCGGCGGGTCTGGATGGACGCGAATCGGAGAGGAGCACATGAACATCACCAAGCCGTCCTGGTGGCCTGCCGGCTTCACAAGCGCCTCGATCTTCGAGGTCTCCGTCGATCCCTTCAATTCAAAGGCGGTCTGGTACGTGAATTGGTACGGCACCTTGGTTGCCTCGGACATCGACACGCAGACAAATGGCAAGTACAACTTCACTGCTTATCTAGACGGGCACGAAGAAACCGTCTCGACAGGCACGGTCGTCAGCCCGCCCTCGGGCGACATCCAACTGTACACAGGCATGGCCGACGTGGGTGGTGCGTTCCAGATCGTGAATCCGGAACAGTTGCCGATCAATCCGCGTGATCGTGGCATGGATGCCAACTTCGACGGGACGGACGCGGCTTACATGAAGGACAATCCGCAATTCGCCGTTCTCGTCGGAAGGCAAGGGTGGTTCGGCCGGGGCATCGGCGCCTACTCAGAGAATGGTGGAGGAAACTGGACCGAGTTTTCAAGTTACCCGGCCAGTGATGGTGGCGGCGGTGTCGTGGCCATCCGTTCTTCGCTGTACAATGGAAATCCGTTGATAGTCTGGCTCGCTGCCGGCAAGTACCCGCACTACTCGACCAACCGTGGTGTCTCATGGACCCCCGTCAGCGGTCTCGACAGCGTGTCGTACCTGGATTCAGGCTCCATTTTTGAGACCCTCGCACGCCCGCTCACCGCCACTGACGCGGGCGGGTTTTACCTCTACAGCAAGGACCAGCGCCGACTGTATCGCAGTTCCGACGGCATTACCTGGGTGAAGACCGCCTATACGGGGTTGCCCGGGTATTCGGGTGGCGACTTAAACATCGTCAACCCCAACGTCCGTGTTCACTCCCCCGCTGGCAGATCGACACATGTTTGGATTAACTTCAACGACGGCGGCCTTTGGTATTCCCAGGACTCGGGCGACACGTTCACCAGACTATCGAACGTCAGCCAATGCTACACCTTCGGCTTTGGTGCGACAAAACCCGGGGCCAGCTACCCGACCCTGTACATCGTCGGCCGCGCATCAGTCTCCGGAAATACGTCAGCCACCAACCGCTTCTATCGCTCAATCGATGCGGGTGCAACGTGGGAGGACATTTCGGATCCGAACCAGTTGCTGGGCAACCTCAACAGCATCGGCGGCGACGGCCGCAAGTGGGACCGCGTCTGGGTCGGTACCGACGGCGTCGGATACTGGTATGGTGACGGTGACGGGAGCTCTACCAACCCGCCCCCACCCTCCGGCGGCAATCTGCTGACCAATCCAGGCTTTGAAAACGGAACGACAGGCTGGTCAGGGTCCAATAGCGGCACCGACACCGCCTACGCGCGTTCGGGAAGTGCTGCGGGTGTGGCGTGGTGGACGGGAAGCCTCGCCCAGACCGTGACCGGTTTGCAATCCGGAACTACGTATCGACTCACTGGATACGCGCGTGTCTATGAGTCCGGCGTGACGGGCTCAGTCACGGTATCCGGCCACGGGGGTGCGCAGGGCACCGCAACGGTCACGAGCCAATCCTTCGGTCAGTTCACAATCGATTTCACGACAGGTGCCTCATCGACGTCGGCGACCGTTACGCTTGTTGCGCCTTCGAATGGAATGATCATCGGCGATGATTTCGACCTTCGGGCGGTCGGCTCCTCGGGAGGCACCTCCATCACCATTCCGAACGCTGGGTTCGAATCCGGCACCACCAACTGGTCCGGCTGGAACAACGGCACCGATGGCGGCTTTGCCCGCTCCGGCGCGGCCGGCGGCGTGACGTGGTGGGGCGGCGTGCTCGAGCAGACGGTCTCGGGATTGCAGCCCAATACTGACTACACGCTGACCGCATGGGCACGCGTGGCTGAATCAGGCGTGACCGGCAGTCTTGTAGCCGCAAGCTTCGGTGGTACCGACAAGAGCGTGTCGACCTCGAATCAGTCATGGGAACAACTCACCGTTACGTTCCGCACGGGTGCTTCCAACACCTCCGTGCTCATCCGAATCGTAGCACCCTCCAATGGCATGGTGGCAATGGACGACCTGACGCTCACGTCAGCCTCAGGCAGCGGCAGCCTGAGCGCGCCGCAAATCACCTCCGTCGAGCAAAACAGTCCCGTAACTGTACGCTGGACGGACGTTTCAGGGGAGACCGGATACCGCATCGAACGCAAGACAGCCTCCGGCAGTTGGACCCAGGTGGGCACCACGGCAGCCAATGTCGTCTCCTTCCAGGATTCCGGCGCATCGGTGACCGGCGAGGTCTACCAGTATCGCATCTTCGCGACCAATGGCAGCACGTCCTCCGCCGCGAGCCAGGCCGCCTGGTCGGTCAAGGCTGCCGGTGTCGGCAGTGTCGCACAGGCGACCTGGACAGGCCTCTCCGGCACGTTGGTCTCCGCGATCAACCGCGCAAACGTCCCGTCCTACGGCCGTTCGCTTACATCGCTCGAAACCGCGCAAAACCAGGGCGACAACTTCGGCACGCTCATTCGCGGCTACCTCAAACCGACGGTCACAGGCACCTACCGGTTTTGGATCGCCGGTGATGACAATAGCGAGTTCTGGCTGTCGACCGATGCCAACCCGGCGAACAAGGTGCGCCGAGCCTATGTCGAAGGCTGGACAAACTACCGCGAGTGGAACAAGTACACCACGCAGAAATCCGTCACCGTCTCCCTCAGCGCAGGCACGAGGTATTACTTCGAGGTCCTCCACAAGGAAGGTGCCGGTGGTGACTCCGTGTCGGTGGGCTGGGTTCGAAGCAGCACCGCGACAACGCCCTCGGAAGTCGTGCCGACAGGGGTCCTTCTCCCTTATTAA